The genomic window TGAAGCCATCACGACTTTTGTACAAACCTCGCTCTATCCGGTTTCCTGAAGCTTTCCACCCAACTGGAGTTTCGCCATGCTTGGGCAGGGAGTCGCAATCAAGAAATGATGCCTTGCTAGTATATGCCTCTTCAGTAATTGTCAAAGTAATCCCGTATTCCGGGCAAAGTTGTTTAAGTCTTTCAATTAATCGACTGGTAGGGATAATTACAAAATTCTGGTTATTCCTTTTTCCCATGCTGGAATTTTGCTTCTGCCCAGCATTCCAACCAATAACAATGTTGCCCACTTTGTCATTAAGACACTGATTAATAATGAATCTCGCTGCTTTGTTAATCGCATCTCGCATTTGATTATTCCGTTTGCGCTGCACTCTATCAAGGTTGGAATCCCAGTAAAAATCTGATTTTCCTTGCTTGTATTTAGCAACTAAACGCGAGTATCCTTGATTCAATGATCTAAGTTTGCGACCATCAATAATCAAACTCTTCCCACGAGTTGAGACACCTGTCAGCCAATTAGAACCACCGTGGTCAAAACTCCATGCTTGCGTGTAATCTAATCGGGGATTATTTTCTATTGGTTCTTTACCATCATCAATTACCCAGTCAATCCATAATTGCCCAAGGTTTGGGCGCACTGTTGCTTCTTTGACCCAAGTTGAATCGATAAATTCTGGGAGATATAACTTGATCTCAGTCAGCAATTCTGGCTTACTTTCTTTACTGATTGAAGGCTTGAAATACCCCTCATTAAAACTTAGAGCCTGACGCCCAAACGTAACAGCAGCTAGTCCTCCTTTTTTACGATATTTTGGCAAAGATGGTTTATCAACATCACCATTGTAGTAAGCTTTCACCAGACCGTTATAAGCTGTAATTGATTCACCAACCGACTTTAACGTTTGCTGTGCTGATTGTGCAGCCATTGATTTGTAGTGTACATTCTGCTTAAGAATTAGGTCTAACTCTGGGTAAGTTGTGCTGCATCTATAAGTTTTCCATCCACTACGCAAATCATCACCACGCCAATAAGTAGTAAAGGCGTTATCATTTTCTTGTAACTTGGCGTAATGAATTTTCTTGGTTTCATACAATGCACAATTTATCAAGCTATTAGCATTCTCACACTGATTTAACCAAAAAGCTGTTTCTTCATCATCGAATTTAGCTCTAATTGAACAGGTTTTATACACTTGTTTT from Nostoc sp. UHCC 0926 includes these protein-coding regions:
- a CDS encoding RNA-guided endonuclease InsQ/TnpB family protein, whose translation is MYKTCSIRAKFDDEETAFWLNQCENANSLINCALYETKKIHYAKLQENDNAFTTYWRGDDLRSGWKTYRCSTTYPELDLILKQNVHYKSMAAQSAQQTLKSVGESITAYNGLVKAYYNGDVDKPSLPKYRKKGGLAAVTFGRQALSFNEGYFKPSISKESKPELLTEIKLYLPEFIDSTWVKEATVRPNLGQLWIDWVIDDGKEPIENNPRLDYTQAWSFDHGGSNWLTGVSTRGKSLIIDGRKLRSLNQGYSRLVAKYKQGKSDFYWDSNLDRVQRKRNNQMRDAINKAARFIINQCLNDKVGNIVIGWNAGQKQNSSMGKRNNQNFVIIPTSRLIERLKQLCPEYGITLTITEEAYTSKASFLDCDSLPKHGETPVGWKASGNRIERGLYKSRDGFIINADCNGSANIMRKVATQLGLDLAKVGRAILTVPQRIDLFKRLNKSYRKRCVVGLLDPVATSV